The proteins below are encoded in one region of Corynebacterium felinum:
- a CDS encoding ABC transporter substrate-binding protein, with amino-acid sequence MNKKLIFTALLSSTALLAACSGGDKAAESTSAADAGASSDKPYIAVVSKGYQHQFWQAVKQGAEKAADELGVTITYDGPDNETQVDKQIQQLQTALSKKPVAVVFAALDSQAAVPLLESAEKDNIPVVAFDSGVDSDIPVATAATDNKAAAGEAAKNVVELVGDSGEVGIICQDQTSTTAKDRRDGFKEYLEKNAPNLKVVDIQYGGGDHQKSADLTKTMLQAHSGIKAMYGCNEGSAVGIGLGVTEAGKKGSVTVVGFDSGEAQMNFIKDGTIAGAVTQDPVDIGYQAVKAAYAASKGEKVEKNIATNYAWYDKKNIDDADIQTMLYK; translated from the coding sequence GCAGACGCAGGCGCATCCTCCGACAAGCCCTACATCGCAGTAGTCTCCAAGGGCTACCAGCACCAGTTCTGGCAGGCAGTCAAGCAGGGCGCAGAAAAGGCCGCTGACGAGCTCGGCGTCACCATCACCTACGACGGCCCAGACAACGAAACCCAGGTAGACAAGCAAATCCAGCAGCTGCAGACCGCACTGTCGAAGAAGCCAGTCGCCGTCGTCTTCGCCGCACTCGACTCCCAAGCAGCCGTACCACTTTTGGAATCCGCAGAAAAAGACAACATCCCAGTCGTCGCCTTCGACTCCGGTGTTGACTCCGACATCCCAGTAGCCACCGCCGCAACCGACAACAAGGCCGCTGCAGGCGAGGCCGCAAAGAACGTAGTCGAGCTCGTCGGCGACAGCGGCGAAGTCGGCATCATCTGCCAAGACCAGACCTCCACCACCGCCAAGGACCGCCGCGACGGCTTCAAGGAATACCTGGAGAAGAACGCACCAAACCTCAAGGTCGTTGACATCCAGTACGGTGGCGGCGACCACCAGAAGTCCGCCGACCTGACCAAGACCATGCTTCAGGCGCACTCCGGCATCAAGGCCATGTACGGCTGCAACGAAGGCTCCGCAGTGGGCATCGGCCTGGGCGTAACCGAGGCCGGCAAGAAGGGCTCCGTGACTGTGGTTGGCTTCGACTCCGGTGAAGCACAGATGAACTTCATCAAGGACGGCACCATCGCAGGCGCAGTCACCCAGGACCCCGTCGACATCGGCTACCAGGCAGTCAAGGCAGCCTACGCTGCAAGCAAGGGCGAGAAAGTAGAGAAGAACATCGCTACCAACTACGCCTGGTACGACAAGAAGAACATTGACGACGCCGACATCCAGACCATGCTCTACAAGTAA
- a CDS encoding L-fucose isomerase codes for MAQHPVIGIRPIIDGRRQGVRESLEEKTMSMAHAAKKLIESTLTHTDGTPVECVIADSTIGRAGEAAACAEKFAALPIAGELTVTPSWCYVTEVMDLNPNYPHAIWGFNGTERPGAVTLAANLAAYAQFGVPAFGIYGEHVQDASDEDIPAEVAERILLFARCAIAVGTMRGRNYLQIGSACMGIAGSVIDRHMLQDYLGMGTESVDMTEVARRVDRNVFAPQEYEVARQWVRERITEGEDKNPEHNRLSDEQRELQWDYVTKMVLIGRDLMEGNPRLTEFGFEEEAAGHNAICAGFQGQRQWTDHLPNGDFMETILNTSFDWTGKRRPYVMATENDVLNGISMLFNFLLTNRAQLFSDVRTYWSPEAIERVTGVKPEGAAAHGFLDLRNSGPTTLDATCAAKDENGNPTIKPWWEMTDADIDACLEATTFHAATHEYFRGGGFSTHFTTPGGVPVTMARINLVKGVGPVLQIAEGETVLLDDAATAAIVDRTDPTWPTTFFAPRLTGEGAFESVYKVMDNWGANHGAIGYGHFGHELITLAAMLRIPVNMHNVESERIFRPRAWGLHGTQNAESADFRACANYGPLYG; via the coding sequence ATGGCACAACATCCAGTGATCGGCATTCGCCCCATCATCGATGGGCGCCGCCAAGGCGTACGCGAATCCCTGGAAGAAAAAACCATGTCCATGGCGCACGCCGCCAAAAAACTCATCGAATCCACCCTCACCCACACAGACGGCACCCCCGTTGAGTGCGTGATCGCAGATAGCACCATCGGACGCGCCGGGGAAGCAGCAGCCTGCGCCGAAAAATTCGCCGCACTGCCCATCGCCGGTGAACTCACCGTCACCCCCTCCTGGTGCTACGTCACCGAGGTCATGGACTTAAACCCCAACTACCCACACGCAATCTGGGGCTTCAACGGCACCGAGCGCCCTGGCGCAGTGACCCTCGCTGCCAACCTGGCCGCATACGCGCAGTTCGGTGTTCCCGCCTTCGGCATCTACGGCGAGCATGTCCAAGATGCCTCTGATGAGGACATCCCAGCTGAGGTAGCAGAGCGCATCTTGCTGTTCGCCCGCTGCGCTATCGCTGTAGGCACCATGCGCGGTCGCAATTACCTGCAAATCGGTTCTGCGTGCATGGGTATTGCAGGTTCCGTCATCGATCGCCATATGCTGCAGGATTACCTAGGCATGGGCACCGAGAGCGTGGACATGACCGAGGTTGCCCGTCGCGTGGACCGCAACGTGTTCGCCCCTCAGGAGTACGAGGTTGCGCGACAGTGGGTGCGCGAGCGCATCACCGAGGGTGAGGATAAGAACCCTGAGCATAATCGCTTAAGCGATGAGCAGCGTGAGCTGCAGTGGGATTATGTGACCAAGATGGTGCTCATTGGCCGGGATCTCATGGAAGGCAACCCACGCCTGACCGAGTTCGGTTTCGAGGAAGAAGCCGCAGGCCACAACGCTATTTGTGCTGGTTTCCAGGGGCAGCGTCAGTGGACAGATCACCTGCCTAATGGCGATTTTATGGAGACAATCCTCAATACCAGCTTCGACTGGACAGGTAAGCGTCGCCCTTATGTGATGGCTACCGAAAACGATGTGCTCAACGGCATCAGCATGCTGTTTAACTTCCTTCTGACCAACCGCGCACAGCTGTTCTCGGACGTGCGCACATACTGGTCACCTGAAGCGATCGAGCGCGTCACCGGCGTAAAACCAGAAGGTGCAGCCGCACACGGCTTCCTTGACCTGCGCAATTCCGGCCCTACCACTTTGGACGCCACCTGCGCTGCGAAGGATGAGAACGGTAACCCCACCATTAAGCCGTGGTGGGAGATGACCGATGCGGATATCGATGCCTGCCTTGAGGCCACCACGTTCCACGCGGCAACGCACGAATATTTCCGCGGCGGCGGGTTCTCCACCCACTTCACCACCCCAGGGGGCGTGCCTGTGACCATGGCGCGCATCAACCTGGTCAAGGGTGTGGGTCCTGTGCTGCAGATCGCCGAAGGTGAGACGGTGTTGCTTGACGACGCCGCCACCGCCGCCATCGTCGATCGCACCGACCCCACGTGGCCAACCACCTTCTTCGCCCCACGTCTGACCGGCGAAGGCGCGTTTGAAAGCGTGTACAAGGTGATGGATAACTGGGGTGCAAACCACGGTGCTATCGGCTACGGCCACTTCGGCCATGAGCTGATCACCTTGGCTGCGATGCTGCGTATCCCTGTGAATATGCACAATGTGGAATCTGAGCGAATCTTCAGGCCTCGCGCCTGGGGTCTGCACGGAACCCAGAATGCTGAGAGCGCAGACTTTAGGGCCTGCGCAAACTACGGACCCCTCTACGGCTGA
- a CDS encoding rhamnulokinase, translating to MCSFHIVVDLGSSSGRVLVMDAAGGSTDEVHRFAHTAQEKNAQLVWDIDTLITEVVRGLGKANEFIGHQPATVGIDTWGVDYALLDEAGDRIGEVVCYRDERTTRTSAQADQALEQKKHFSLTGIQPDPITTARQLFAQGVEDGFDGATALLLLPDYVAYELTGEKGWSQAIVSTSALAAPGAGDWAWEVFDALNIPRHLVGEISPERSVVGPITYEGLNNLTVVRSGSHDTACAVHGLRLESTEAFISCGSWSLFGCVNSTPVLSDEAFSRGVTNEVCTDGKVRLLHNLTGLWIMQQCCRNFADSQRESDIATLAAKAATLDSPGVLIDTTDPIFTTPSDYASLIASKLEEHGYPTPDSPEAIVRVVTESLATTHAHALKNLEEVTGRTFTRLRMIGGGVRNTLLCQLTADYCQIPVVAGPQEGTAFGSALAQIETISDTPQNSTALEYSTVTYLPNTT from the coding sequence ATGTGTAGTTTCCACATCGTCGTGGACCTCGGGTCTTCCTCCGGCCGCGTCCTCGTGATGGACGCGGCCGGGGGAAGCACCGATGAGGTGCACCGCTTTGCTCACACCGCGCAGGAGAAAAATGCGCAACTCGTGTGGGATATTGACACCCTCATTACTGAGGTTGTTCGTGGTCTTGGCAAGGCCAATGAGTTCATTGGCCACCAGCCGGCAACAGTGGGTATCGATACCTGGGGCGTGGATTATGCGCTGCTGGACGAGGCAGGCGATCGTATTGGTGAAGTAGTGTGCTACCGGGATGAGCGCACCACACGCACATCTGCCCAAGCCGATCAGGCCCTTGAGCAAAAGAAGCATTTTTCACTCACAGGTATTCAACCAGATCCCATCACCACTGCCCGCCAGCTTTTTGCCCAAGGCGTGGAAGATGGTTTCGATGGTGCGACTGCACTGTTGTTGCTGCCGGACTATGTGGCCTACGAACTGACTGGTGAAAAAGGCTGGTCGCAGGCAATTGTTTCCACCAGCGCGCTGGCGGCACCTGGTGCAGGCGACTGGGCGTGGGAGGTCTTTGATGCTTTGAACATCCCGCGGCATCTGGTGGGGGAGATTTCCCCTGAACGCAGCGTTGTTGGCCCCATCACCTATGAAGGTTTGAACAATTTAACAGTGGTGCGTTCGGGCAGCCACGACACGGCCTGCGCCGTGCATGGTCTGCGATTGGAGAGCACCGAGGCGTTCATTTCCTGTGGGTCGTGGTCGTTGTTCGGGTGTGTCAATAGCACGCCGGTACTCAGCGATGAAGCATTCTCCCGGGGTGTGACCAACGAGGTGTGCACCGATGGGAAGGTGCGCTTGTTACACAACCTTACCGGTTTGTGGATCATGCAGCAGTGCTGCCGCAATTTCGCTGACTCGCAGCGAGAAAGCGATATTGCCACTCTAGCGGCCAAGGCGGCGACACTGGATTCGCCTGGTGTGCTAATCGATACCACCGACCCCATTTTTACAACACCTAGCGACTACGCCTCACTCATTGCATCGAAGCTTGAAGAACACGGGTACCCAACCCCCGACAGCCCCGAAGCGATCGTGCGAGTAGTCACGGAATCTCTAGCCACCACCCACGCGCATGCACTGAAAAACCTCGAAGAGGTGACAGGGCGGACGTTTACACGCTTGCGCATGATTGGTGGCGGCGTACGTAACACCTTGTTATGCCAGCTCACAGCCGACTATTGCCAGATCCCAGTGGTGGCCGGCCCCCAAGAGGGCACCGCCTTTGGCTCGGCATTAGCCCAAATCGAAACAATCAGTGACACTCCTCAAAATTCCACTGCGTTGGAGTACAGCACTGTCACCTACCTGCCGAATACAACATAA
- a CDS encoding class II aldolase/adducin family protein, whose translation MDALETQLRQEICDIGYKVWMTGMVAANDGNISVRLPNGDVLCTPTGVSKGSLTPEKICKVDLDGNVLAANEPYKPSSEVKVHLRLYKESEKVNAVVHAHPPYGTAFAIAGEPVISKMMPENIIAMPEIPVAPYATPSTYELAEMIAPFTHTHSACLMEMHGALSWGDSLLSAYQAMERLEFTCKLTFITRQMGVDRQLPEDEITKLIGMRAQYGIC comes from the coding sequence ATGGATGCTCTGGAAACCCAGCTGCGCCAAGAAATCTGCGACATCGGATATAAAGTGTGGATGACCGGCATGGTTGCCGCCAACGACGGCAACATTTCGGTTCGTCTGCCCAACGGTGACGTGCTGTGCACCCCCACCGGGGTGAGCAAGGGCTCGTTAACCCCAGAGAAAATCTGCAAGGTGGATCTCGACGGCAACGTGCTCGCCGCCAACGAACCCTACAAGCCTTCCTCCGAGGTGAAGGTGCACCTGCGCCTGTACAAGGAGAGTGAGAAGGTGAATGCGGTGGTGCACGCGCACCCACCCTATGGCACAGCTTTCGCTATCGCTGGTGAGCCAGTGATTAGCAAGATGATGCCGGAAAACATCATCGCTATGCCAGAAATCCCCGTAGCTCCTTATGCCACCCCTTCCACCTACGAGCTGGCGGAAATGATCGCCCCATTCACCCACACGCACTCTGCCTGCTTGATGGAAATGCACGGTGCGCTCAGCTGGGGCGATAGCCTGCTGTCGGCCTACCAAGCCATGGAGCGACTGGAATTTACCTGCAAGCTGACCTTCATCACCCGCCAAATGGGTGTGGACCGCCAGCTTCCGGAGGATGAGATTACCAAGCTGATTGGCATGCGCGCCCAGTACGGCATCTGCTAA
- the fucU gene encoding L-fucose mutarotase: protein MLKNIPPVLSPDLVKSMMEMGHGDELVLADANFPGHSLGVPVVRADGLGVPELLNAVCTLMPLDQYNDFQYFLMETVGDDPTPTIWAKYREIIAPHDPKAVGGQVERFAFYEQAKKASVVVMTGETALYGNIIVKKGVV from the coding sequence ATGCTGAAAAATATTCCCCCAGTTCTATCCCCAGATTTGGTCAAGTCCATGATGGAGATGGGGCACGGCGATGAACTTGTTCTCGCCGACGCGAACTTCCCCGGCCACAGCCTTGGGGTTCCGGTGGTTCGCGCTGATGGTCTGGGTGTGCCGGAGCTTCTCAATGCTGTCTGCACCCTCATGCCGCTCGACCAATACAATGATTTTCAGTACTTTCTCATGGAAACTGTCGGCGATGATCCCACACCCACCATTTGGGCGAAGTACCGTGAGATTATTGCCCCCCACGACCCCAAAGCTGTGGGCGGGCAGGTAGAGCGGTTTGCTTTCTACGAACAGGCGAAGAAAGCATCAGTGGTTGTTATGACCGGGGAAACCGCACTGTACGGAAATATCATTGTGAAAAAAGGGGTTGTATAA
- a CDS encoding LacI family DNA-binding transcriptional regulator, which produces MADRVLMADVAQLAGVSLQTVSRVVNGSTLVTEATKTKVMDAINTLGYRPNLAARNLAASQSKAVGVLLTGDVDHGMSSAFRAVEHAAREQGYYLCVATAEDPKRYEVALEQLVGQAVAGCIVLARSADVLDALDTYAPSLPTCLVFTDHDPGDNTAVVAVDQKNGIRNLIDHLTDLNRTRLCHITGDMSWDDALARREAFVDYCQEIGTDFQVVTGYGWSAQAGYDAALALLDDAGASVDKQRPDAIVAANDNLALGVIRCLHERGLRIPEDIAVTGFDDSPLSAWTTPSLTTVTQDFTAIGSAALQALMELLEGKPGPKVILTPELVVRESTAGKT; this is translated from the coding sequence ATGGCTGACCGGGTATTAATGGCAGATGTTGCCCAACTAGCAGGCGTGTCCCTGCAAACCGTGTCCCGCGTGGTCAACGGTTCCACATTGGTGACTGAAGCCACCAAAACAAAGGTGATGGACGCCATCAATACCCTCGGCTATCGCCCCAACCTCGCCGCCCGCAACCTCGCGGCCAGCCAAAGCAAAGCTGTCGGGGTGCTGCTGACTGGAGATGTCGATCATGGCATGTCCTCAGCTTTCCGTGCCGTTGAGCACGCCGCCCGCGAACAAGGCTACTACCTGTGCGTAGCTACCGCGGAGGATCCGAAACGCTACGAAGTAGCACTCGAACAGCTGGTCGGCCAAGCTGTCGCCGGATGTATCGTGCTTGCCCGCTCCGCCGACGTGCTCGACGCACTGGATACCTACGCGCCGAGCCTGCCTACCTGTTTGGTGTTCACCGACCACGATCCCGGTGACAATACCGCGGTGGTGGCTGTGGATCAGAAAAATGGTATCCGCAACCTCATCGATCACCTCACAGATCTCAACCGCACCCGGCTGTGCCACATCACCGGCGATATGAGCTGGGATGATGCGTTGGCGCGCCGGGAGGCGTTTGTTGATTACTGCCAAGAAATAGGTACTGATTTTCAGGTGGTCACGGGCTACGGCTGGTCGGCTCAGGCCGGGTACGATGCGGCATTAGCACTGCTTGACGACGCCGGTGCCAGCGTCGATAAGCAACGCCCCGATGCGATCGTGGCGGCGAACGATAACCTTGCCCTCGGGGTGATCCGTTGCCTGCATGAGCGGGGTTTGAGGATTCCTGAGGATATCGCGGTGACAGGTTTCGATGATTCGCCATTATCGGCGTGGACGACACCGTCGCTTACGACTGTCACTCAGGATTTTACGGCGATTGGTTCAGCCGCACTGCAAGCTCTGATGGAACTGCTTGAGGGCAAACCTGGCCCGAAGGTGATTTTGACTCCAGAGTTGGTGGTGCGGGAATCAACCGCCGGTAAAACATAG
- the aldA gene encoding aldehyde dehydrogenase, translating to MTVTYQNFINGEFVDAVDTHPVTNPATGVLLADAPESDKAAVDQAVAAARAAQPAWAKLTNSQRGEYLTKLAALLRDNVDRFATYLVEEQGKVRGLAEVEVAFTADYFDYMAGFARRIEGEVLPSDRPGEMIMMTYQPIGVVAGILPWNFPFFLIARKMAPALLTGNTIVIKPSEETPINAFEFCKLVQEVGLPAGVFNMVGGRGSVVGEALTTHPDVDLISMTGSVEVGKRIMEAAGKNLTRVNLELGGKAPAIVLADADLELAATAIWNSRVINTGQVCNCAEVVLVEESVHDALLEKLIAKMDGTKYGNPSEVVELDMGPLINAEAMDKLDEMIENAISAGCTLELGGARATDKGEGNFYQPTVLSGATADMDIARKEIFGPVLPVVKVKDLDEAIAIANASNYGLTSSVFTNDLNKALKASNELQYGETYVNREHFEAMQGFHAGRRQSGIGGADGKHGLMEYVETHMVYIQTH from the coding sequence ATGACCGTTACTTATCAAAATTTCATCAATGGCGAGTTTGTTGATGCCGTTGACACCCACCCTGTCACCAACCCAGCGACCGGCGTGCTGCTCGCTGATGCACCAGAGTCGGATAAAGCAGCCGTCGACCAGGCTGTTGCTGCAGCCCGCGCAGCCCAGCCAGCATGGGCGAAGCTGACCAACTCGCAGCGCGGCGAATACCTGACCAAGCTCGCTGCGTTGCTGCGTGATAACGTAGATCGTTTCGCCACCTACCTCGTGGAAGAGCAAGGCAAGGTGCGCGGTTTGGCTGAGGTTGAGGTGGCGTTTACCGCCGACTACTTCGACTACATGGCTGGTTTCGCCCGCCGCATTGAAGGTGAGGTTCTGCCTTCGGATCGCCCAGGTGAGATGATCATGATGACCTACCAGCCCATTGGTGTGGTCGCAGGCATCCTGCCATGGAACTTCCCCTTCTTCCTCATTGCCCGCAAGATGGCTCCAGCCCTGCTGACCGGTAACACGATCGTGATTAAGCCAAGTGAGGAAACCCCGATCAACGCTTTCGAGTTCTGCAAGCTGGTGCAGGAAGTTGGCCTGCCTGCGGGCGTGTTCAACATGGTCGGCGGCCGCGGCTCCGTGGTCGGCGAAGCCCTGACCACCCACCCTGATGTGGACCTGATCTCGATGACCGGCTCCGTTGAGGTGGGCAAGCGCATCATGGAAGCAGCAGGCAAGAACCTCACCCGCGTCAACCTTGAGTTGGGTGGCAAGGCTCCTGCTATCGTGCTTGCCGACGCCGACCTCGAGCTCGCAGCCACCGCTATCTGGAACTCCCGTGTGATCAACACCGGCCAGGTCTGCAACTGTGCTGAGGTTGTGCTCGTGGAAGAGTCCGTCCACGACGCGCTGCTGGAGAAGCTCATTGCGAAGATGGATGGCACGAAGTACGGCAATCCTTCTGAGGTTGTTGAACTCGACATGGGCCCACTAATCAACGCTGAGGCAATGGACAAGCTCGACGAGATGATCGAAAACGCCATCTCTGCAGGCTGCACGCTGGAACTGGGCGGTGCCCGCGCCACCGACAAGGGCGAGGGCAATTTCTACCAGCCCACCGTACTCTCCGGCGCCACCGCCGATATGGATATTGCGCGCAAGGAAATCTTCGGCCCAGTGCTGCCGGTGGTGAAGGTGAAGGATCTGGATGAGGCTATTGCGATTGCAAACGCATCCAATTACGGCCTGACCAGCTCCGTTTTCACCAACGACTTGAATAAGGCACTGAAGGCATCGAACGAGCTGCAGTACGGTGAGACTTATGTCAACCGTGAGCACTTTGAGGCGATGCAGGGCTTCCACGCTGGCCGCCGCCAATCCGGCATCGGTGGTGCCGACGGCAAGCATGGCCTGATGGAGTACGTCGAGACCCACATGGTGTACATCCAGACGCACTAA
- a CDS encoding IS1380 family transposase: MKTTTYIPRVASCSHLVSGAGVLPFAHVAELVGISDCLDSALPRSGLTHTLGDVWVNLALSLIAGGDDVHDITLLSSVSTALASKSLPSVTTAWRRITEYADTSEHVREGFIHAAKQARTRVWDLLGDHAPHRVATVEQPLVIDIDATLITAHSDKENATPTYKKGFGFHPLCAFIDYTSIGLPGGEFLNCLLRPGNAGANTIRDHCQLVDEILATLPDHSDGQPWGKRLVIRADSAGGTKKFISFLNDHNLGYVLGYSAPPTARITLDHHLQSQQTTNADTQHLGTSAHTGKDCDRWDTRVPIVRASGDLVCDENHFLEDITGLLRTANIDEHQPLVNLLADYPEDMRVIARIEPPHPGCQHSLFNQHGVRAQLCVTNLIGNIQHIDYCYRNRSLCEQHIKDTKDQGLSKLPFKQFGANQIWCLIVALSHQLLTWTKLIDACHHKDHSHQETSKPWWTWVPKTIRVRFVAVASKITTSSRRIILQLDQHNPHTHTLVTLIGYTQSLLQPRWKKRKP; encoded by the coding sequence GTGAAGACTACCACATACATTCCACGGGTTGCTAGCTGTTCTCATCTTGTATCCGGTGCGGGGGTGTTACCGTTTGCTCACGTAGCCGAATTGGTGGGAATAAGTGACTGCCTTGATTCCGCTTTGCCGCGTTCTGGGCTCACGCACACGTTAGGGGATGTGTGGGTGAATCTGGCTTTATCGTTGATTGCTGGTGGGGATGATGTCCACGACATCACCTTGCTTTCTTCTGTTTCAACCGCGTTAGCATCAAAATCGTTACCGTCAGTGACAACCGCATGGCGGCGGATCACAGAATATGCAGATACCAGCGAGCATGTGCGAGAAGGGTTTATCCACGCAGCGAAACAAGCTCGCACTAGGGTGTGGGATTTGTTAGGTGATCACGCTCCGCATCGGGTGGCAACAGTTGAACAACCACTGGTTATCGATATTGATGCCACGTTGATTACCGCACATTCCGATAAGGAAAACGCGACGCCTACCTATAAGAAAGGCTTTGGTTTCCACCCGTTATGTGCCTTTATTGATTACACCAGCATCGGTCTGCCTGGTGGGGAGTTTCTTAACTGCCTGCTTCGACCAGGAAATGCCGGGGCAAACACAATTCGTGATCACTGCCAGCTTGTTGACGAGATTCTTGCCACCCTGCCTGATCACAGTGATGGTCAACCCTGGGGCAAACGATTAGTCATCCGTGCTGACAGTGCTGGTGGGACAAAGAAATTCATCAGTTTCCTCAACGATCACAACCTTGGGTATGTTCTGGGTTATTCCGCCCCGCCGACAGCGCGCATCACCCTTGACCATCACCTTCAATCCCAACAAACAACCAACGCTGATACACAACACTTGGGAACCAGTGCTCACACAGGCAAAGACTGTGATCGGTGGGATACTCGGGTGCCGATTGTGCGTGCTTCAGGGGATCTGGTTTGTGATGAGAACCATTTCCTTGAAGACATCACCGGACTACTGCGCACCGCAAATATAGATGAGCACCAACCTTTGGTGAATCTTCTAGCTGACTACCCCGAGGATATGCGTGTTATCGCACGAATCGAACCACCCCACCCAGGGTGCCAACACAGTCTTTTCAACCAACATGGTGTTCGCGCCCAACTGTGCGTAACGAACCTTATTGGGAATATTCAACACATTGACTACTGCTACCGTAATCGGTCTTTATGTGAACAACACATCAAAGACACCAAAGACCAAGGCCTTAGTAAACTGCCGTTTAAACAATTCGGGGCGAACCAAATCTGGTGTTTGATCGTTGCACTATCCCACCAACTTCTTACCTGGACGAAACTCATCGACGCCTGCCACCACAAGGATCATTCACACCAAGAAACAAGCAAGCCTTGGTGGACATGGGTGCCGAAGACTATCCGTGTAAGGTTTGTTGCGGTTGCATCAAAAATCACCACAAGCAGCAGACGCATCATCCTCCAGCTTGACCAGCACAACCCCCACACCCACACACTGGTCACGCTTATTGGCTACACCCAGAGCCTTCTACAGCCACGCTGGAAGAAACGAAAACCCTAA
- a CDS encoding excisionase family DNA-binding protein has translation MSGTVIYKHLAKSSKAELQRLAEQSKNREVKELLKCIAQAASNEVLIIREAKDLSLNEAAKFLGVSLTYIERLLNESVISFSMVGSHKRIPIDELLRFVHQRENARRRFAENVAYREKVHAQAVGELLELM, from the coding sequence ATGAGCGGTACGGTAATCTATAAGCACCTTGCTAAATCCAGCAAGGCAGAACTTCAGCGGCTGGCCGAGCAAAGTAAAAATCGAGAGGTCAAAGAACTTCTTAAGTGTATTGCTCAAGCTGCTTCTAATGAAGTACTCATTATTCGGGAGGCAAAAGATCTGAGCCTAAATGAAGCTGCCAAATTTTTAGGTGTGAGTCTTACTTATATTGAAAGGCTTCTTAATGAGTCGGTGATTTCGTTCTCAATGGTGGGTTCCCACAAACGTATTCCCATTGATGAACTTTTGCGTTTTGTTCATCAGCGAGAAAATGCACGCCGACGCTTTGCTGAAAACGTTGCTTACCGGGAAAAAGTCCATGCTCAAGCTGTGGGCGAGCTTCTAGAATTAATGTAG